In the genome of Carassius carassius chromosome 12, fCarCar2.1, whole genome shotgun sequence, the window AACAATTGAATTGTGTCTCCTTTGcgttttcatttgattttatctagtgataaaaaaaaaatccccaattATTCATTACGCTGAGGAtacttaataaattacatttttgctttGCTGTTAAAAGACACATTTTAACATACAATTTTAGACTCAAGTACATTAGGCCTATATAGAACAGCATGTTGCAAAATACCATTTTTCAGAAGAATAAACAGTTTTACCATTAATAAGAGCCTGTGTGGAATACTAAATAATTAagtggtaaaataaaaataaaacgtttatCAGTTTATGATAAACGTTTATGATAGATCGTACCAAGAGTAAACGTCAGTGACCATGATGTCACAACATATGTGAAAACTACCATATCTTGTTAGATCCCATGCCAAAGTCTaatccaggggttttcaaactagGGTCCAGGGACCCTCAGAGTGCCACAAGGGAGTGCTAGGAGGTTTGTGGAAAAATAGtgtaaaaatagtaaattaaatacatttgtttaaataaataaaatgacagaatttgACACTATCACTGTTTCATTCTGCTTTCTTAAGACTGGTCAGAAATCATGAGACTATTATagtgaattaataaatgaataacaaaatTATAACTGTCAATAGTGTAGTTACATTTGTAGGAAATAATGcagtttatagaaatgtattgttcatttaatattaaggtaatgtataaaatatttaagttatatataaattataaaggaGGTCTCTCGGAAGGAAATCATTATATTTAGGGGTATGTGACAAAAAAGTTTGTAAACCCCTGGCCTGTTCAGTGGAGCTATGAGACACAGGAACCCATGTTGGATTAAAAACAGTAAACATAATGCTGTTCAATGTGTAGACTGATTaaaatttcattcattcatcacactggtgaaaaaaatacagcatttcacAATATTCGGCATAGACCATTCACACTGTAACTGCTTAGATGGATGAGatataaatttagttttttcagaaaGTTTTGGTCCTTTGGCGAAAGTAAAAAGTGAAAAAGTTAAcacttatatacagtataatgttgCTGGATAAAATGTACACATACCAGCATGTCAATAATGAATCCTTTGCAGTATATTTACACTGAGGACACAATGCCCTAAAAGACAAAAAGATGAATCACTATATTTTGTTCCCATTTTAGTATCAAGCGACGACACAATAAGCAAGAGTCACCTTCTGAATTGAATCAGTGAGTTTAGAAAGATTATTCATTGGAGATTCATTCACTTCCTGTTTATCTCATGTGGCTTGAGGTAGTGAGGACGGTTTATGGACGGAGAGGTGAAATGACTCCGAGGCTTGATACGAGAGAGTGCTCATCTTGGTACTGAGGGTGGGGTGAGAGGCCACAGCCGTTGAGGAACACCTCAAGAGCTTCAGCAAGTTCCTGCGAAAGTTCTGCCCAACAAAACCATATAGGATTGGGTTCATGCAGCTGTTAAAAAAGGCAATACAAATGGTGAACGGCATTACAGTGTCAATGATATCAATGACATCGCAGTTGGTGATCACTGTAAGCTGAACAAGCATGTTCATGAAGTTGAAGATCTGATGTGGTGTCCAGCAAAGGAAAAACGACAGCACGGCAGCGGCCAGCATGCTCAACACCTCGTCCTCTTTCGATCTCGAATTCCTCTGAATGTCCCGTGCTTTGAGCAGAGACCGACCGATCAGACAGTAGCACGTGAGGATGATGGTGATGGGCAGAAGGAACCCAAGAACACTCTTCATCAGACTGAGAGCTGCCAGCACATTGCCAAGATCTCCATCTAGGATGCCACATACAGTGACATTGTTATGCTGGATAAAATGGGTCCTACGGATAACGGCTGTGGGAAGGCTTAAAAGAAAAGCCACTACCCAAACCAAGATGCACGTCACACGGGCATACACCACCGTACGGGACCGTCGGGACTTGACGGGATGAACGATGGCCAGATACCGGTCAATAGCGAGagcagtgaggaaaaaaatacTAGTATATAGATTAAGGAGAATCATACCAGCAATGGCTTTACATAGGAAGTCTCCAAAGAGCCAGTGGTATCCTGTTGCAGTGTTTATGGCCCAAATAGGCAGGGTGAGGAGGAAAGTCAAGTCTGACACTGCTAAattcaaaacaaatatgtttgcAATGGTCTTCAGCTTCAAACAGTAGTAGATGACAGCGACTACCAAGCTGTTGCCTACAATTCCGATGATAAAGTTGCAGCTATAGACTACTGGGATGAACGTGAAGATGAAATTGTGGTGCCCGGTCATGTTACACTTGAGCTTGAGTCCCACATTAGCGTCGGCTGTTATGTTGTCCATTTTGGAGATCTGTCAAACACACCCTCAGTTTCACAGCCTAATAAGCTGCATCACTAAAGGAGCCCTATAAGAACAGAGTGGAAACAGATGattaatatgattttaaaaagtcattaaatttctcataagttttttttttctccatttgaaaGGTGCATTACTTACAACAAACACAAGATGTCTCTCTGCTCATATTATTTAGGAGCTTGTTAATTTTGGATAACAGCAGCTGGATTGAATCTACTTCAGCAGCTCCTTTCAGTTATACTGAAAATGAGCTAAATCTGGTGCAATGCATTGAACGCAAGCATTTATGTTAAATATTGTACATGGTtcctaatagatagatagatatatacagtagatagattttttaaaagtgttttaatatgcataaataatgtgtgttaaacattatatatgcacCGTGAGAATTAGGGTTGGTCATCCTCTCAAAGCTCCCACAACTCTACCATAATGAAAACACATAAGCCAGCTTCACATGGGTGTAAAGGTCAAACATGGTCAAGCTCTCCAAAAATATGTCAAATTTGTTTCTAGCTGGTCTTTATTTATAAATCTGCATTCTCACCCTCAGGGAAGAGCTACATATTTCTAGGCATAAATTTGCTTAGACATTTGAAAAGCCTTCTGCATATTGATATattgtacagtacagtatgtctAGGTAATTTATTATGAATAACTGTAACTTCAGTTTTATTAATGGAATCGTAACTGTAACTTAGCGAGTAAAACTGAATTCAGATTCTGTAAACATTAGGCATGTTTCTTGTCTGGTTTCAGGATAAGACAAGCACATATTGTGTAAGCAGATGCAGGCATACTGCCAAGGGAGTCAACAACCAATAACAGACGACATTGCATTCCAAGGTTCAC includes:
- the LOC132154964 gene encoding type-1 angiotensin II receptor-like — encoded protein: MDNITADANVGLKLKCNMTGHHNFIFTFIPVVYSCNFIIGIVGNSLVVAVIYYCLKLKTIANIFVLNLAVSDLTFLLTLPIWAINTATGYHWLFGDFLCKAIAGMILLNLYTSIFFLTALAIDRYLAIVHPVKSRRSRTVVYARVTCILVWVVAFLLSLPTAVIRRTHFIQHNNVTVCGILDGDLGNVLAALSLMKSVLGFLLPITIILTCYCLIGRSLLKARDIQRNSRSKEDEVLSMLAAAVLSFFLCWTPHQIFNFMNMLVQLTVITNCDVIDIIDTVMPFTICIAFFNSCMNPILYGFVGQNFRRNLLKLLRCSSTAVASHPTLSTKMSTLSYQASESFHLSVHKPSSLPQAT